One part of the Paenibacillus silvisoli genome encodes these proteins:
- the folK gene encoding 2-amino-4-hydroxy-6-hydroxymethyldihydropteridine diphosphokinase, with protein sequence MTMERNSPQGNNVNSGRAAEQAASAYIALGANLGDREQQLMAALRLLDDHPAITVVRASSLYETAPVGYTDQPAFLNMAAALRTSLEPLELLRTMLAMEQQLGRKRDIRWGPRTIDLDMLLYDGVTLSEEELTLPHPRMMERAFVLVPLADVLPDGHALHAQVNERARQALQDRGEGIALWNMINWPGVSAHSES encoded by the coding sequence ATGACCATGGAACGCAACAGCCCGCAAGGCAATAATGTAAATAGCGGCAGAGCTGCTGAACAAGCAGCTTCTGCCTATATCGCGCTTGGCGCCAATCTCGGCGACCGCGAGCAGCAGCTGATGGCCGCGCTCCGGCTGCTGGACGACCATCCGGCCATTACGGTTGTGCGCGCATCTTCACTTTACGAAACCGCCCCGGTCGGCTATACCGACCAGCCGGCTTTTCTTAATATGGCGGCCGCACTGCGCACGTCGCTTGAACCGCTTGAGCTGCTTCGTACCATGCTGGCCATGGAACAGCAGCTAGGCCGCAAACGCGACATTCGCTGGGGGCCGCGCACGATCGATTTGGATATGCTCCTGTACGATGGCGTAACGCTATCGGAAGAGGAGCTTACGCTGCCGCATCCGCGTATGATGGAACGGGCCTTCGTGCTGGTTCCGCTCGCCGATGTGCTGCCGGATGGACATGCGCTGCACGCGCAGGTGAATGAGCGGGCGAGGCAGGCGTTACAAGACAGAGGGGAAGGAATCGCGCTATGGAATATGATCAACTGGCCGGGCGTGTCCGCGCATTCCGAAAGCTGA
- a CDS encoding helix-turn-helix domain-containing protein: MEYDQLAGRVRAFRKLKGYTQQELAAELGVSVAVLGSLERGTRKPDPKLLERISETLGISYNELTADLK, encoded by the coding sequence ATGGAATATGATCAACTGGCCGGGCGTGTCCGCGCATTCCGAAAGCTGAAAGGCTATACGCAGCAAGAGCTCGCCGCAGAGCTGGGCGTATCCGTAGCCGTGCTCGGCTCGCTGGAGCGGGGGACGCGCAAGCCGGACCCTAAGCTGCTTGAGCGGATTTCGGAAACGCTCGGCATCAGCTACAATGAGCTGACTGCCGATTTGAAGTAA
- the folB gene encoding dihydroneopterin aldolase, with the protein MDKMTLRGMRFFGYHGVFPEENKLGQQFYVDLSLTMDLSEAARTDDLEQTINYAEIHARVKRIVEGPPFKLIEALAGHIASAVLDAYTSVNEVTVSVTKPHPPFEIHFDGVTVEISRKRDDHGTQQPARQ; encoded by the coding sequence ATGGATAAAATGACGCTGAGAGGCATGCGCTTCTTCGGTTATCACGGCGTATTTCCGGAGGAAAACAAGCTGGGCCAACAGTTTTACGTCGACCTGTCGCTGACGATGGACCTATCGGAGGCAGCCCGCACGGACGATTTGGAGCAGACGATCAACTATGCCGAAATTCATGCCAGAGTGAAGCGCATCGTCGAAGGCCCGCCTTTCAAACTGATCGAGGCTTTAGCTGGTCACATTGCATCGGCTGTGCTCGACGCTTATACTAGTGTAAATGAAGTGACGGTGTCCGTAACGAAGCCGCATCCGCCGTTCGAAATTCATTTTGACGGCGTAACGGTGGAAATCAGCAGAAAGCGGGATGACCATGGAACGCAACAGCCCGCAAGGCAATAA